The following are from one region of the Elgaria multicarinata webbii isolate HBS135686 ecotype San Diego chromosome 13, rElgMul1.1.pri, whole genome shotgun sequence genome:
- the ZMPSTE24 gene encoding CAAX prenyl protease 1 homolog has translation MALPLLGDLWAEAPMESRIFCSVLLFSWAVYLWEALLAWRQRTVYRTTTHVPLELGPIMDSETFEKSRLYQLDKSAFSFWSGLYSEIEGTVILLCGGIPFLWSVSGDISHRAGFGPEYEIVQSLVFLLLATLFSAVTGLPWSLYNTFVIEEKHGFNQQTLGFFFKDAIKKFIVTQCILLPVTSLLLYIIKIGGDYFFIYAWLFTLVVSLVLVTIYADYIAPLFDKFIPLPEGELKQQIEAMAKNIDFPLTKVYVVEGSKRSSHSNAYFYGFFKNKRIVLFDTLLEDYSALNKERSEEPGSEAQAAGGNEEDAEAKAKAKNKKQGCKNEEVLAVLGHELGHWKLGHTIKNIVISQMNSFLCFFLFAVLIGRKELFAAFGFYDTQPTLIGLLIIFQFIFSPYNEVLSFCLTVLSRRFEFQADAFAKGLGKAKDLYSALIKLNKDNLGFPVSDWLFSMWHYSHPPLLERLQALKESKQD, from the exons ATGGCGCTGCCGTTGCTGGGCGATCTCTGGGCCGAGGCCCCCATGGAGAGCCGGATTTTCTGCTCGGTGCTGCTCTTCTCTTGGGCTGTCTATCTATGGGAGGCGCTGCTCGCCTGGCGGCAG aGGACTGTGTATAGGACCACCACCCATGTTCCACTGGAATTAGGACCAATCATGGACTCGGAAACATTTGAAAAATCCCGTCTTTATCAACTGGATAAAAGTGCTTTCAGCTTTTGGTCGGGGCTTTACTCGGAGATAGAGGGCACA GTGATCCTTCTGTGTGGAGGCATCCCTTTCCTCTGGTCGGTATCTGGAGATATCTCTCATCGTGCTGGTTTTGGGCCTGAATATGAG ATCGTTCAGTCACTGGTGTTCTTGCTGCTTGCTACGCTCTTCAGCGCGGTCACGGGTCTGCCCTGGAGCCTGTATAATACTTTTGTCATCGAGGAAAAACATGGCTTCAATCAGCAG acgttgggattcttttttaaagatgcGATCAAGAAGTTCATTGTGACTCAGTGTATCCTTTTGCCAGTGACCTCGCTTCTGCTTTACATCATTAAAATAGGTGGAGACTATTTCTTCATTTACGCATGGCTGTTCACTTTAGTTGTTTCTTTG GTTCTCGTCACCATCTATGCAGACTACATTGCTCCGTTGTTCGACAAATTCATTCCGCTCCCCGAGGGGGAGCTCAAGCAGCAGATCGAGGCGATGGCCAAGAACATCGACTTTCCGTTGACCAAAGTTTACGTCGTGGAAG GTTCCAAGCGGTCCTCCCATAGCAATGCTTATTTCTACGGCTTCTTCAAGAATAAGCGTATCGTGCTCTTTGACACTCTCTTGGAGGATTATTCTGCCCTTAACAAAGAGCGCTCTGAGGAGCCTGGATCCGAGGCGCAGGCGGCTGGGGGAAACGAGGAAGATGCAGAGGCCAAGGCTAAAGCCAAA AATAAGAAGCAAGGTTGCAAAAATGAAGAAGTCTTGGCTGTGCTGGGCCATGAGCTGGGCCATTGGAAACTTggccacactattaaaaatattGTCATCAGCCAG ATGAATTCCTTCTTGTGTTTCTTCTTATTTGCGGTCTTGATTGGTCGAAAGGAGCTCTTTGCTGCTTTTGGATTCTATGATACCCAGCCTACCCTGATAGGCCTGTTGATCATCTTTCAGTTCATCTTCTCACCTTACAACGAG GTTCTCTCCTTTTGTTTAACTGTATTAAGCAGGCGATTTGAATTTCAAGCGGATGCATTTGCCAAGGGTCTCGGAAAGGCTAAAGACTTGTATTCTGCACTGATCAAGCTGAACAAAGATAACCTGGGATTCCCTGTTTCAGACTGGTTGTTCTCAATGTGGCATTATTCTCACCCTCCACTGTTAGAAAGACTTCAAGCACTGAAGGAATCTAAGCAAGACTGA
- the RLF gene encoding zinc finger protein Rlf, whose amino-acid sequence MADAEADAALQPEMQPLAAGLRARLWQLQAELSEQGVAEASSGAYCRGFCQTLLQYAGSRGASEHVLPFLEVYRVAIQSFANARPYLTTECEEVLLVLGRLVLSCFELLLSVPESEEQCEPLLRLFQSLQDSHNALLEFGDNSLEILADISKEGVWKNPVFLKIISQQPVEAEEVDKLIKREGPAFLQMRIKHLMKTNCLPQAASLSKLCKESPEISDVSPFLQAYITCLCSMLPNEESIKEIAKVDCKEALDMICNLEAEGQDSTAFILCTTYLTQQLQTASVYCSWELTLFWSKLQRRIDPSLDSFLERCRQFGIIARTLQHLFFLIRVIQAEAEEAGLAVSILLCVRALQLRSNENDDMKTSVCKTIACLLPEDLEVRRACQLTEFLLEPSEEGYNLLEELYLQPDQKFDEENAPVPNSLRCELLLALKAYWPFDPEFWDWKTLKRHCLKLLGKEVSESEDDLSCNEMSFNETELLDSLLSDCEESREENNFEGHDIIIRPKERVRVKKPIGSSERYQRWLQYKFFCVICKRECIEARILHHSKMHMEDGIFTCPVCIKKFKRKDVFVTHVMEHVKMPPSRKYRAKTKMLMKKERRAKSSLARMASAALEENQPLKMMPCEKPRIDTQDYVTFRKLENCHLQDRDLYPCPGTDCTRVFKQFKYLSVHLKAEHQNNDENAMHYLDMKNKREKCSYCRRHFMSAVHLQEHEQVHNGPQPYMCVSVGCYARFGSVNELLHHKQQHDDLRYKCELRGCNIVFSDLAQLYHHEAQHFRDASYTCNFHGCKKFYYSKTEFTNHLSMHISNGEMKEMPMKHEEMASCDSLARVSDSEVFEQKDPSHLQETLSLPSGSTNSEGILEVKQEPLSDGEVDGKSNGSFGSNIAPLANEKPVTLLTETGDCAQAISSVLLPHEKVFLTSSLKERYSNVAVYFDGKRFTCGFEGCGSTYKNSKGMQKHLRRAHPYHFKPRRKLGLKVKDISQCNESLHNSTAGEISSELQLNSDTNADSPGVIDCNTSSKSKNYLKEEPCPSSPETSFFEPSKVSSTEDAMLELLLGLKHLSLKNSSGHIGNSSRLLQSYSSKYSNSEDDSTSDHFLEEQRGKLPTQYLTQLAAKPFFCERQGCTCEFVTREALLTHYVRKHNYSKEMVLRLNMFQHRYSPFKCHICQRSFTRKTHLRVHYRNKHKLGNMTAAQKLFGNDSFEDMGECAEDMLNSSVASMSSFYANTEEELDDQAKLSGEPQCHPKKEELSSETDLESSEEAESCVTGKQMKLAALESHRKGLEAREGRGSKRTVAKGNLCYILHKYHKPFHCIHKNCNSAFTNQKGLIRHYRTVHQYNKEQLCLEKDKARTKRELAKCKKIFVCKHKACSKRFLCSKSLAKHCSDFHTLDHVEDSKGLSETESVRFPCHHPHCPAAFYSFHKLKHHLTEEHEKDEEMNKEIEIHCDLNGCNRVFTTYSLYSQHVYFRHSDYDGISEGAKEKGNCLKDDEEQSCLKGQCLRHEGSEKKRQLNEKNNNKNKGKQLYSFRTREEALQMCRDNCNQTQYPCMVRGCPSVVKLESSIVRHYKRTHQMASASIEQQYEELVLCVECGTVINDSCLEASPDSNKEANGDLKQEVAAHLAYQHGRGERLVLNSDCDRDDKGRRNGRGSEGEKAQEAGVFLYTGTLKHIHNTKTRCFKECSLAGSPEQCKTEAGDLPGSDGKGNTSYCTRSDVPLPREEDASDWQHTSQQSTKELPVSSAKDKMQKQAVPKPFDIKSFKPMGFESSFLKFLQESEDRRDDDDDDDSEDEWEPTEQCEMDGVVKKDKDSKRDVSQSKVTYENAPVAAVPKKNNSKAHRELRGIQPLLSTDSPSIPSLENLRVILDKALTKCGDHALKQLHYLRPVVVLERSKFSTSLIDFFPTKKPDHLCVGSS is encoded by the exons TTGATAAGCTGATTAAACGAGAAGGACCAGCCTTTCTGCAGATGCGAATTAAACATCTGATGAAGACAAACTGCCTTCCTCAAGCTGCTTCATTGTCCAAACTTTGTAAAGAGTCCCCCGAAATTTCAGATGTATCACCTTTTCTGCAAGCCTACATCACATGTTTGTGTTCCATGCTTCCAAATGAAGAGTCTATCAAAGAG ATTGCAAAGGTGGATTGCAAAGAGGCCCTGGATATGATATGTAATCTGGAAGCTGAGGGCCAAGACAGTACTGCATTTATTCTTTGTACGACGTACCTCACTCAACAGCTTCAAACTGCAAGTGTATACTGCTCATG ggaACTAACTCTATTTTGGAGCAAGCTGCAAAGGAGAATTGACCCATCTTTAGATTCCTTCCTGGAGCGATGTCGGCAGTTTGGTATCATTGCTAGAACGTTGCAGCACTTGTTTTTCCTGATAAGAGTCATACAAGCCGAA GCAGAAGAAGCAGGGCTTGCTGTGTCCATTTTGTTATGTGTGAGAGCCCTGCAGCTCAGATCAAATGAAAATGACGACATGAAGACCTCTGTATGCAAAACAATTGCATGCCTTCTTCCGGAAGACCTTGAAGTTAGAAGAGCATGCCAGCTCACCGAATTCTTACTTGAGCCAAGCGAGGAAGGATATAACCTGCTAGAAGAGCTGTACCTGCAGCCAGATCAGAAATTCGATGAAGAAAATGCACCAGTTCCAAACTCACTCCGTTGTGAGCTCCTGTTGGCTTTGAAGGCTTATTGGCCATTTGATCCGGAATTTTGGGATTGGAAAACTCTGAAGCGGCATTGTCTCAAATTGTTAGGGAAAGAAGTTTCTGAGTCAGAGGATGACCTGAGTTGCAATGAGATGTCATTCAATGAAACTGAACTGTTAGATAGTCTCTTAAGTGACTGTGAAGAAAGCAGGGAGGAGAATAATTTTGAAGGTCACGATATAATAATTCGGCctaaagagagagtgagagtcaAAAAGCCAATTGGCTCCTCTGAAAGGTACCAGAGATGGCTGCAGTACAAATTCTTCTGTGTCATTTGCAAGAGGGAGTGTATAGAGGCCAGAATACTTCACCATTCTAAGATGCACATGGAAGACGGCATTTTTACATGTCCAGTGTGTATCAAAAAGTTCAAGAGGAAGGATGTCTTTGTGACGCATGTAATGGAGCATGTGAAAATGCCTCCTAGTAGAAAGTATCGGGCCAAGACAAAGATGCTGATGAAGAAAGAGAGGCGGGCGAAGAGTAGCCTGGCCAGGATGGCCTCTGCCGCCCTTGAAGAGAATCAGCCGCTGAAAATGATGCCGTGTGAAAAACCCAGGATTGACACGCAGGACTACGTCACGTTTCGCAAACTCGAAAACTGCCACCTGCAAGACAGAGACCTGTACCCGTGCCCAGGTACGGATTGTACCAGAGTTTTTAAGCAATTCAAGTATTTAAGTGTCCATTTGAAAGCTGAGCACCAAAACAATGATGAAAACGCAATGCACTACTTGGACATGAAAAACAAGCGCGAGAAGTGTTCGTATTGCAGGCGGCATTTCATGTCGGCGGTTCATCTGCAGGAGCATGAGCAAGTACACAACGGCCCTCAGCCttacatgtgtgtgtctgtgggttgCTACGCTCGGTTTGGCTCCGTGAACGAGTTGCTGCATCACAAGCAGCAGCACGATGATCTGCGTTACAAATGTGAGCTCCGTGGCTGTAACATTGTCTTCAGCGACTTGGCCCAACTCTATCACCACGAAGCCCAGCATTTCAGGGATGCGTCTTACACGTGTAATTTCCATGGCTGTAAAAAGTTCTACTACTCAAAAACTGAGTTTACAAATCACCTTTCAATGCATATTTCAAATGGTGAAATGAAGGAGATGCCGATGAAGCATGAGGAGATGGCTTCCTGCGATAGCTTGGCCCGCGTTTCCGATTCGGAGGTGTTTGAACAAAAAGACCCTTCCCATCTGCAGGAGACTCTTAGTTTGCCTTCCGGATCTACAAATTCAGAGGGAATTCTGGAAGTTAAACAAGAGCCTCTGTCTGACGGAGAGGTGGATGGCAAAAGTAATGGCAGTTTCGGGAGCAATATTGCACCCCTAGCCAATGAGAAGCCGGTGACCTTGTTGACTGAAACGGGAGATTGTGCCCAAGCAATTTCTAGCGTTTTATTACCCCATGAAAAAGTCTTCCTTACTTCCAGTTTAAAAGAGCGGTATTCAAATGTGGCCGTCTACTTTGATGGGAAAAGGTTTACCTGCGGCTTCGAAGGCTGTGGTTCAACATACAAAAATTCAAAGGGTATGCAAAAACATCTTCGAAGGGCTCATCCATACCATTTCAAACCTAGAAGGAAGCTGGGCCTGAAAGTGAAAGATATTAGTCAGTGCAATGAAAGTCTACATAACAGCACTGCTGGGGAGATTAGTTCGGAGCTCCAACTTAATTCAGATACAAATGCAGACTCTCCAGGCGTTATAGATTGTAATACAAGCTCTAAGAGCAAAAACTATTTAAAGGAAGAGCCCTGTCCCTCCTCCCCAGAAACCTCTTTTTTTGAGCCTTCTAAAGTGTCAAGTacagaagatgcaatgctggaaCTCTTGTTGGGCTTGAAACATTTAAGTTTAAAGAATTCTAGCGGGCATATTGGAAATTCTTCCAGGCTGCTGCAGTCGTATTCATCGAAGTACTCCAACTCGGAAGATGATTCTACCTCAGACCATTTCCTTGAAGAGCAGCGAGGCAAACTACCAACCCAATACCTTACCCAATTGGCAGCCAAGCCGTTTTTCTGCGAGCGTCAAGGTTGCACATGTGAATTTGTGACCAGAGAAGCACTGTTGACGCATTACGTTCGAAAACACAATTATTCGAAGGAGATGGTGCTTCGGTTGAATATGTTTCAGCATCGCTATTCACCTTTTAAATGTCATATTTGCCAAAGATCATTTACGAGAAAAACACATCTTAGAGTCCATTATAGAAACAAGCATAAGCTTGGCAATATGACAGCAGCTCAGAAACTGTTTGGTAATGACAGTTTTGAGGATATGGGGGAGTGTGCTGAGGATATGCTGAACAGCAGCGTGGCTTCAATGTCTTCCTTCTATGCCAATACAGAAGAAGAACTGGATGACCAAGCCAAGCTGTCTGGTGAGCCGCAGTGTCATCCCAAGAAGGAAGAGCTTAGTTCTGAAACAGATCTGGAATCTAGTGAAGAAGCGGAAAGCTGTGTAACTGGGAAACAGATGAAACTCGCTGCCTTAGAAAGCCACCGGAAAGGACTGGAAGcaagagaagggaggggaagtaaAAGAACAGTTGCCAAAGGGAATTTGTGTTACATTTTGCATAAATACCACAAGCCGTTCCATTGTATTCATAAAAACTGCAATTCCGCATTTACTAATCAGAAAGGGTTGATTCGTCACTACAGAACTGTGCATCAGTATAACAAAGAGCAGCTCTGCCTAGAAAAAGACAAAGCAAGAACAAAGAGAGAACTTGccaaatgtaaaaaaatatttgtttgtAAACATAAGGCGTGCAGCAAGCGTTTCTTGTGCTCTAAATCTCTTGCTAAGCATTGCAGTGACTTTCATACCCTCGACCACGTAGAGGATTCAAAAGGGCTCTCTGAAACGGAGTCGGTGAGATTTCCTTGtcatcatcctcattgccctgctGCATTTTATTCCTTCCACAAATTAAAGCATCACCTGACGGAAGAGCATGAGAAGGACGAAGAAATGAACAAAGAGATTGAAATCCATTGTGATCTTAACGGCTGTAACAGAGTTTTCACAACGTACAGCCTCTATTCCCAACATGTATATTTCCGACACAGCGATTACGATGGCATCTCAGAAGGTGCGAAAGAGAAAGGGAACTGCCTTAAAGATGACGAGGAGCAAAGCTGCTTAAAAGGCCAGTGTCTCAGGCATGAAGGGAGTGAGAAAAAGAGGCAGCTCAATGAaaagaataacaataaaaataaaggaaagcaACTGTATAGCTTCAGAACAAGGGAGGAAGCCCTGCAGATGTGCAGAGACAACTGCAACCAGACACAGTATCCTTGCATGGTTCGGGGGTGCCCCTCTGTAGTAAAACTGGAAAGCAGTATTGTGAGACACTATAAGCGAACCCACCAGATGGCCAGTGCTTCTATCGAACAGCAGTATGAGGAACTGGTCCTTTGTGTCGAATGTGGTACTGTGATAAATGACTCCTGTTTAGAAGCAAGTCCGGATTCAAATAAAGAGGCAAACGGTGACTTGAAGCAGGAGGTGGCAGCACACCTGGCGTATCAACACGGCAGGGGAGAACGTCTTGTTTTGAACTCAGATTGTGATCGTGACGATAAAGGCCGCAGAAACGGCAGGGGTTCTGAGGGCGAAAAGGCTCAAGAGGCTGGTGTCTTCTTGTACACAGGCACTTTAAAACATATCCACAATACAAAAACCAGATGTTTTAAAGAATGTAGTCTAGCGGGGTCGCCTGAGCAGTGTAAAACAGAAGCGGGAGACTTGCCCGGCAGTGATGGAAAAGGAAATACCTCTTACTGCACGAGGTCAGATGTGCCGTTACCAAGGGAGGAAGACGCAAGTGACTGGCAACACACATCACAGCAGAGCACTAAAGAACTTCCCGTTTCTTCTGCAAAAGACAAAATGCAGAAGCAGGCGGTGCCCAAGCCCTTTGATATAAAGTCCTTCAAGCCAATGGGGTTTGAGTCTTCATTTTTGAAGTTCCTTCAAGAAAGTGAGGAccgaagggatgatgatgatgatgatgattctgagGATGAGTGGGAGCCAACTGAACAATGTGAAATGGATGGTGTGGTAAAAAAAGATAAAGACTCTAAAAGGGATGTGTCGCAGAGCAAGGTCACATATGAAAATGCCCCCGTGGCAGCCGTGCCCAAGAAGAACAACTCCAAAGCTCATAGGGAGCTGAGAGGTATACAGCCTCTCTTGTCAACGGACTCTCCTTCTATCCCTTCTCTTGAAAACCTGAGGGTCATATTGGACAAGGCATTAACAAAATGTGGGGACCATGCCTTAAAACAACTTCATTATTTACGACCAGTGGTTGTTCTTGAAAGATCTAAATTTTCCACATCCCTCATAGACTTTTTTCCAACAAAAAAACCAGATCACCTTTGTGTGGGAAGTTCATAA